The genomic window TTGATTTTCCCCCATGCCCAAATCTTCCAAACCAGCTATGTGAGCGAGCCCCGTGGTTGGCCTTCGAACTGGATGTTGTATGCCATCTTTGCCGTGTACTGGCCGCCCATCCTCCAGGTTATCTCGTCCTCTACTTCTTCAGTAGGTGCAATATTGACTTCGCGAATGGAGTGAAAGAACGACATGAACTATGGGATGATCTCGTTGATGTTTGCATGTCTCGGGTCAAGGATCCATCTATCTTCATGTAGTGCTTCTGCTACTGTGTGGTTCTTCCTGGAGGAGTGATTGTAAAGCGCCGAGAATCTTTGTCACAACAGTTGGTCACCGAGCCAAGTGCAGTTCCAGAAGGATGATTTGCTGCCGTTTCTGACGATCACCTTGGTCGCAAAGGTGAACAACGGCCGATCTTTGTCATCACAGGGTGTGCCTGTATCCACTCACGGTTTGTCAGGGTGTTTCCAGGCCATCCATAGCCACCGGAGATGGAGCGCACGTGCGAAGTGCTCCATGCAGAGGGTGCCCAGGCTGTCTTGATCTATCGGCAAAGTGACCGATCACCAGTTGATCTTGCACTTCCCGCTAATGAGCTCCTTATCTTGTGCCCACAGGAACCAACATTCGGCCTTGTTTATCTATTTGTACAACTTCTTTGGTGCCCGCAACACCACGAAAGCAAAGGTGTGCATCGCGGTGAGTATGCACCGCACCAAGACTCGTCGGCCTGAAATTGACATGAGATGCCCTTTCCATCCTGCCAGCCTCGCTCGAATATGATCTAGGATGTACTGAAGATGCACTAGTCTAGTCTGAGTGGTGCAGACATGCAGTCCCATGTATCTAATTGGGAAGCTAACTAAATTGACGCCGAAACTATGAAGAACATGGTCGAGGTTAGGGTTGTCACAGCATATTGGCGCCACCAAGGATTTTTGTTGGTGCATGTGCAAGCCGATCGTGTCGCCGAAGCTCTTGGTGATATGCATGAGAGTGTCGATCTCTTGACCCTTTGGGTTCGCGAAAAATGACTGCATCGTCAGCATAGAGGATGACCTTGTGGCATGCGGTCCTTCCCGGCAGAGGGGCAAGGACACTTGTGCGCATCGCCCCCTCCAGTAGATGATGCAAACGGATCGGGTTTCTAGAATGAAGAGGACAAGAGACAGGGGGTCGCCCTGCCTCGGACCTCTCTTTTGGATGATGCTCTGCACCGAGTCGCCATTGAGCATGCATGAGGACGTGGATGAAGATAACAGTAGCGCGATCTAGTCCCTCCAACGTGTAGGGAATCCCATGTGTTCCATCAATTCCAGGATGTACACCCATGATACCATGTCGAAAGCCCTTGTGATGTTGAGTTTCAGCAGCAGAGCCGGAATTTTCTTACTATGAAACATTCTGATGGAGTTTTGCACGTATAGATAACTATCGTGAATCCCTTTCTGCTTTTGAAATGCACTTTGAGCCGGTGAGATTAGCTCATCAAGCGCACATGTGAGTCTGATCGAGAGGACCTTGGCGATTAACTTGGCCACTGAGTGGATCACACTGATTGGGCGGAAGTCAGACATCTGGACCGCTCCGTGCTTCTTCGTCAGCAACACAATCAGACCGTGATTTAGTGCAGCGAAATCACCGCCAGCCAGACAGTAGAACTTGTCGAACACCGCCGCCACGCTTGCTTTGATTGTTTGCCATCAGGCTTTGGAAAAGGGTACCAGAAGCTGTTGGGGTCGGGTGCCTTCTTCGGCAACGAGGCGTAAACTGCAGCACAGATCTCTTCTTCAGTGAAAGGGTTGTCCAGGCCTCCGTTTTGCAGATTTGGCAACCCGATTTCTACCCACTTGATCGAACATGCCCTACTCTTCTTCTGACCCATCAGCTTGGAGAACTGCTCGTAGCCGACCTCGGCCTTGTCCTTGTGATTTGTTGCATGTACGCCATCATGATGGATGCAGTGAATGAAGTTCTTTCTGCGCCTCAAGTTCACTTTGCCCCGGAAAATGCAGTCTTTGCGTCGTCGACCTTCAGTGAGGTTGTCCTTGCGGCTTGATTTTGATTCTGATGAATGGGCAATCATGGTTTACTGGCCTTTGCCACACCCTAGCCAGGGTCTACTGGAAGTGAGGGAACTTTGTCCAGAAAGATTCGAACCGGAAGGAGGCTTTCTGATGGGGCGCAGTAGTGTACGTCAGAAGAAGTGGGCAATGGTCGGAGCAAGCAGTTGAGGTTGCCCCATTAGGATGAAAGAGGTAAACTGAGCGGGAAATACACTATGGTTCCTGGTTTTATATACACCCAATATGtggattttttttaataattagaaaaaagtcaaaatagttcagaagtttttttagaaaaaacttgacttacttttgcactgGTATATAAATTTCCACGAAAAAAACCCATTGAGTTCACAGCGAAAATGACATTcgaaaatttatttgctattataggtcactattcacactattttggcCAAAATTTTGTCTTCTCTGAAAAGAAGTCAAAGGGGAATTTTCTTTTTATGAAAATTTTCTCACAAGTACAATgtaaggtcaagtttatttcaaaaaaaagaattttttgactttttgttgaattactcAAAAGAAATTCTCATATAGGGTGTATATGTCCCGTAGACCAAAAGTTCCCCTCCTAAACTGAGCCCCCATTCTATGTTGCAGAACACCTTGTCGATGATAACAAATGTTAGATTCTTCATTTCGTTGCTCCAGgagaaatgtactccctccgtttttatttacttcgcatattagagttgactgaactcaaactttctaaagtttgaccaagcttataaaaaatacaaacatttattatatatatatatatatatatatatatatatatatatatgatgtgaaaTTACATTCAATAATAAAGTCGAGGAGCGGGCAGCAGCCGATTCACGACTCTCCAGGGATCTTCTGCGCACGCGCTCGGTTACAAGCTATGCCACAGAGGCAGACACCGGGCGCAAAGAATCCTAGGTGGTTTTCAGCGCGTCCGTGGGCTCCCCGCTCCCTCTAGGGGAGGCGGTCGCTCCTGTTCGGCGGCGATACCGGTGGCAGCCCCCTGCCCCCGCTCCTCCTTTTTATTCGCCGCTCCTCTACACTTGGCCAGCGCAAAACGTAGAGTTGACCACAAGAGCCCCCCAGAGAAAAAAAAGAGTTGACAACCAGAGACCGTGGTCAGGCTTTGCCGATGGAGAGGGTTGACGGAGGAGCGGGGTTGGGTGCGCGTGGGTCTGCGGGGGCGATGCTGGGCATGGAGATGCATCTCGTCCACCAGCCGCAGCCGCAGATCCACGCGGCCTCCTCGTTCCAGCAGCCGCCGGAGCACCTCCGCCACGCCAACGGCGGCTTCCAGGTCCAGCACCACCAGGCCATGCCGATGAGGCAGCAGCACCCGCCACCGTCGTACGCGGCTTACGTGGCGCCGCCATCGAGGGCGGTCAACGCGCATGAAGAGGAGGAGATGGGCAACGGCGTCGGCGCCGTGCAGCAGCCGGGGGCGGGGACGGCGGGGTGCTCGTGGTCCCGGATGAAGTGGACGGATGCGATGGTGCGTCTGCTCATCGCGGTGGTGTACAACGCCGGGGAAGACGGGGAGGGCGTGTCTGCAggaggcaaggcggcggcggcccaTTCGCACGGGAAGGCGGTGGCATCTGCGGCGGCGCAGCAGAGGAAGGGTAAGTGGAGGTCCGTGTCCCGGGCGATGGTGGAGAGAGGCTTCAAGGTGTCGCCGCAGCAATGCGAGGACAAGTTCAACGACCTCAACAAGCGCTACAAGCGAGTCGTCGAACTGCTCGGCCGCGGCACGGCGTGCAACGTGGTCGCGAACCCCGCGCTGCTCGACACCATGGGCGAGCTCACGGCCAAGGCCAAGGAGGAGGCGCGCAAGCTGCTCAGGTCCAAGCGCCTCTTCTTCCGCGAGATGTGCCACTACCACAACCCCGGCGGCACCGCAACAGCCTCGCACGGCACCGAAGGCGGCGCCGACTGCTTCGACAACCCGCGGCCGGCAACGGCGCCCGCCGGCCGCCAGGTGGTGAATTCCTCCACGCGCTCGGAGGACGACAGCGAGGACGACGTCCTCAGTAGCAAAGAggttgaagaggaggaggaggacgacgacgactacGACCTGGACGACGTGGAGGAGAAGGCGCCGGGCACCAAGCGCCGCGACGACCGCGTCGACGACAGCAATGGCTTCCACAACTACGGCGGGCACAAGAACAAGCTCCGTCGTGGCGAGAGCAGCGCGGCCGCGGCCGGGGAAGACAAGGAAGAGAACGGGAACAACAAGCCCGCCCGCAGCACAATGCAGCAGCTGAAGCGCGAGCTGGCCGCGGTGGAGGCCGGCGGCGACCAGCAGCAGCTGCGGCAGTGGGTGCAACGACGCGCGCTGGAGCTGGAGAAGCAGGAGCTGGCGTACGAGGTCCAGGACTTCGCGCTGGGGAAGCGCCGCTACAAGTGGGAGCAGTTCAAGGCCACCAAGGACTGGGACATGGAGCATGAGCGGCTGCGGATCGAGTGCCTGCGCGTCGACGGCCGGCGCATGCTGCTCATGCTCAAGCAGAAGGAGCTCGACCTGGACGACCTCCCGGGCGCCCAGAccccgccgcccggcgctgccTTCCAGCAGCAGCCCGGCTCCAGCCCCTCCACCACAGGGCACCCCAACTAGCTAGGCAGGACACAGGCGGCCATGCAGGACACCATGCATACATACATTTAGCTTTTCGTAGGCCACCATGCATACTCCATTTTTCCTTTTCCTTCGCCAGCATGCATTACGTTTCGCTTTCGATTCGTTGTAATCAGCAGTAGCAGTTGATCAATAACC from Triticum aestivum cultivar Chinese Spring chromosome 3B, IWGSC CS RefSeq v2.1, whole genome shotgun sequence includes these protein-coding regions:
- the LOC123065024 gene encoding uncharacterized protein translates to MERVDGGAGLGARGSAGAMLGMEMHLVHQPQPQIHAASSFQQPPEHLRHANGGFQVQHHQAMPMRQQHPPPSYAAYVAPPSRAVNAHEEEEMGNGVGAVQQPGAGTAGCSWSRMKWTDAMVRLLIAVVYNAGEDGEGVSAGGKAAAAHSHGKAVASAAAQQRKGKWRSVSRAMVERGFKVSPQQCEDKFNDLNKRYKRVVELLGRGTACNVVANPALLDTMGELTAKAKEEARKLLRSKRLFFREMCHYHNPGGTATASHGTEGGADCFDNPRPATAPAGRQVVNSSTRSEDDSEDDVLSSKEVEEEEEDDDDYDLDDVEEKAPGTKRRDDRVDDSNGFHNYGGHKNKLRRGESSAAAAGEDKEENGNNKPARSTMQQLKRELAAVEAGGDQQQLRQWVQRRALELEKQELAYEVQDFALGKRRYKWEQFKATKDWDMEHERLRIECLRVDGRRMLLMLKQKELDLDDLPGAQTPPPGAAFQQQPGSSPSTTGHPN